Proteins from a single region of Caloramator sp. E03:
- a CDS encoding ABC transporter permease yields the protein MLNNNFSKEHELYLKAVKRRKIAVIIVQILILIIFFLQWELTARYKIVDPFLVSQPSRMIKFMVKLYSEGMLFRHIWVTCYETIIGFLLGTIVGTLIAIILWWSDFICKVLDPYLVVLNALPKIALGPILIFWVGNGKTAIILIALTISLIVTIISVLTGFKEVDEDKIKLLKTFGASKSQVLRYVVFPSSIPTMISALKINVGLSYVGVIVGEFLVAKEGLGFLIVFGGQVAQLDMVMLSIIILSISAYIMYEAVALLEKKFTVWRS from the coding sequence ATGTTGAATAATAATTTTTCAAAGGAGCATGAACTTTATCTTAAAGCTGTAAAGAGAAGAAAGATTGCTGTAATAATAGTTCAGATATTGATTCTTATAATATTTTTTCTTCAGTGGGAACTAACTGCAAGATACAAGATTGTTGATCCTTTTCTTGTAAGTCAGCCTTCAAGAATGATAAAGTTTATGGTAAAGCTCTACAGCGAAGGTATGCTCTTTAGACATATATGGGTAACCTGCTATGAAACCATAATAGGTTTTCTTCTTGGAACAATAGTTGGAACTTTAATTGCAATAATACTTTGGTGGTCTGACTTTATATGCAAAGTTCTGGACCCTTACCTTGTAGTTTTAAATGCCCTTCCTAAAATAGCCTTAGGACCTATTTTAATATTCTGGGTTGGAAACGGAAAGACTGCAATAATATTAATTGCCCTTACGATTTCTCTTATAGTTACTATAATCTCTGTCCTTACAGGGTTTAAAGAAGTAGATGAAGATAAAATAAAGCTTCTTAAAACCTTTGGGGCTTCAAAATCCCAAGTTTTAAGATATGTGGTTTTCCCATCGAGTATACCCACAATGATTTCTGCACTTAAAATAAACGTAGGGTTATCCTATGTCGGCGTCATCGTTGGAGAATTCTTAGTTGCAAAGGAAGGACTTGGATTTTTAATAGTTTTTGGAGGGCAGGTAGCTCAGCTCGACATGGTAATGCTTAGCATAATAATTCTTTCAATTTCAGCCTATATTATGTATGAAGCAGTAGCACTTCTTGAAAAGAAATTTACTGTTTGGAGAAGCTGA
- a CDS encoding aldehyde ferredoxin oxidoreductase N-terminal domain-containing protein has product MLGRDYLNVLYIDLEKEEFKYEKRQDLLKYIGGTGVAAKLLDENLKAELDVFDSSQPIVFAIGPLSFVMPVCTKAVAAFYSPHTKEYGESHAGGRLAMAMRFSNIDAMVITGRAKHPIYLVIDDKVTFKDARAMWGLSVEDTGKILRQHTSGSGVRSSMRIGRAGENLVSYANVNVDTYRHFGRLGLGAVFGSKFLKGIVIIGDSSIPIPSENRKKYRQVYDRIYDTVIKTDAMEKYHELGTSINVVPLSEMNALPSLNLSTTKYDYAEDISGESFAKKSLVRKVACAGCPIGCIHIGQFRRQFDEGYEYESVNVSYDHELVFSLGSFIGLKSPDEILQLIDVVEREGLDAISTGVVLGWATECYKRGIITLDDTLMPFEFGVLANYMAAVHYIATGKNEFYKNLGKGVYNASKIYGGEDIACHLGGNEMPGYHTGYGSVVGFSVGSRHSHLDNAGYSIDQAGVKEEEIVQKIFEEEIERNILTSLVVCLFARKVYKREVILEALDSIGIKITNEELTKAGREILKLKYDIKRKLGYSLDSIKIPERFFKTRSFNGKLDSTKAHEMVKKYKEMVDAL; this is encoded by the coding sequence ATGCTGGGGAGAGATTATTTAAATGTTCTTTATATAGACCTTGAAAAAGAAGAATTTAAATATGAAAAAAGGCAGGATTTATTAAAATATATAGGTGGAACAGGCGTTGCTGCAAAGCTCCTTGATGAGAATTTAAAAGCAGAGCTTGATGTATTTGATTCTTCTCAGCCGATTGTTTTTGCAATAGGTCCTTTATCCTTTGTTATGCCTGTTTGTACTAAGGCTGTTGCAGCCTTTTATTCCCCACATACAAAAGAATATGGAGAGAGCCATGCAGGTGGAAGACTTGCAATGGCTATGAGGTTTAGCAATATAGATGCTATGGTTATAACAGGAAGGGCAAAGCATCCTATATATCTTGTTATCGATGATAAGGTAACTTTTAAGGATGCGAGGGCTATGTGGGGGCTTTCTGTTGAAGATACAGGAAAAATCTTAAGGCAGCATACATCAGGAAGCGGCGTCAGGAGTTCTATGAGAATAGGCAGGGCAGGGGAAAACCTTGTCAGCTATGCAAATGTCAATGTTGATACATACAGGCACTTTGGAAGGCTTGGGCTTGGAGCAGTCTTTGGCTCAAAGTTTTTAAAGGGAATTGTTATTATTGGGGATAGTTCTATACCTATACCTTCTGAAAACAGAAAAAAATACAGACAGGTTTATGACAGAATATATGATACAGTAATAAAAACCGATGCTATGGAGAAGTATCATGAACTGGGAACGTCTATAAATGTTGTTCCCCTTAGTGAAATGAATGCCCTTCCAAGTCTTAATCTTTCTACTACTAAGTATGATTACGCAGAGGATATTTCAGGTGAGAGCTTTGCAAAAAAATCTCTCGTAAGAAAAGTTGCCTGTGCAGGATGCCCAATAGGCTGCATACATATAGGGCAATTCAGAAGACAATTTGATGAAGGATATGAATATGAATCAGTAAACGTTTCTTATGACCATGAACTTGTATTCTCCCTTGGAAGTTTTATAGGCCTTAAATCACCTGATGAAATACTTCAACTTATCGATGTAGTTGAAAGAGAGGGCCTTGATGCTATATCAACAGGTGTAGTTCTCGGATGGGCTACAGAGTGCTATAAGAGAGGAATAATTACTCTTGATGACACATTAATGCCCTTTGAGTTTGGAGTTTTAGCAAACTATATGGCTGCAGTTCACTATATAGCAACGGGGAAAAATGAGTTCTATAAAAATCTTGGTAAGGGAGTTTATAATGCCTCTAAAATATATGGAGGAGAAGATATAGCCTGCCATCTTGGAGGAAACGAGATGCCGGGATATCATACAGGATATGGCAGCGTAGTTGGTTTTTCGGTAGGTTCGAGGCATTCTCATCTTGACAATGCAGGATACTCTATAGACCAAGCAGGTGTTAAAGAAGAGGAAATAGTACAAAAAATATTTGAAGAGGAGATAGAAAGAAATATATTAACAAGCCTTGTCGTATGCCTCTTTGCAAGAAAAGTATATAAAAGGGAGGTAATACTTGAAGCCCTCGATTCAATTGGTATTAAAATTACAAATGAAGAGCTGACAAAAGCAGGCAGGGAAATTTTAAAATTAAAATATGATATAAAAAGAAAACTTGGATACAGCCTCGATTCAATAAAAATACCAGAGAGATTCTTTAAAACGAGAAGTTTTAACGGTAAGCTTGACAGCACAAAGGCCCATGAAATGGTTAAAAAGTATAAAGAGATGGTAGATGCTCTGTAA
- a CDS encoding 4Fe-4S binding protein has translation MPAVLKVEDRRRCIGCLSCRQACARLRGKFSAADSAIDVKTQGGLSGEFIINICRGCNDAACMEACKFGALTKREGGGVVFHKEKCTKCGACSRACSVSAIRMDSEGYPIICSHCGYCAKYCPHRCITLKEVF, from the coding sequence ATGCCAGCTGTACTTAAGGTTGAAGATAGAAGGCGATGCATAGGATGTCTTTCCTGCCGCCAGGCCTGTGCAAGGCTTAGGGGAAAGTTTTCTGCTGCTGATTCTGCAATAGATGTAAAGACACAGGGAGGCTTATCAGGGGAGTTTATAATAAATATCTGCAGAGGCTGCAATGATGCTGCCTGTATGGAAGCATGCAAATTTGGAGCACTGACTAAAAGAGAGGGTGGAGGGGTAGTATTTCATAAGGAAAAATGCACAAAATGCGGGGCATGCAGTAGAGCATGCTCTGTAAGTGCAATCAGGATGGACAGCGAAGGCTATCCAATAATCTGCAGCCATTGTGGATACTGTGCAAAATACTGTCCTCACAGGTGTATAACTTTAAAGGAGGTCTTTTGA
- the clpB gene encoding ATP-dependent chaperone ClpB produces the protein MDIEKMTLKVQEALNLSQQTAVRLNHQQVDTLHLLYALLTQDEGLIPQLIEKIGINPNLLSKEVLNHLERQPKVLGEGAASSSIYATRRFEEVLIKSEDIAKRLNDEYISVEHIFLAFLEGDYAGSDIIKKHGINKDNFMKALKDVRGGQRVVTNDPEGTYDALKKYGRNLILEAKSNKLDPVIGRDEEIRRVIRILSRKTKNNPCLIGEPGVGKTAIVEGLAQRIVKGDVPEGLKDKIIFSLDLGALIAGAKYRGEFEERLKAVLKEIERSEGRIILFIDEIHTIVGAGKAEGAMDAGNLIKPMLARGELHCIGATTFDEYREYIEKDKALERRFQPVTIDEPDVDETITILRGLKERFEIHHGIRIHDSAIVAAAKLSHRYITDRYLPDKAIDLIDEAGAMVRTEIDSLPTELDEVHRRIMQLEIEKKALSKENDEISLERLKVIENEIANLKDKESHLNAKYQNEKREIKNIREIKENIDRLKGEMEKAEREYDLNRLAEIKYGKLPQLQEKLKELEEKQKNEELLLKEEVTEEEIAQILSRWTGIPVSRLVEGEKQKLLSLEENIKKRVVGQDEAVELVVNAVLRARAGIKDPKRPVGSFIFLGPTGVGKTELAKTLAKNMFDSEENVIRIDMSEYMEKFSVSRLIGAPPGYVGYDQGGQLTEAVRRKPYSVVLFDEIEKAHEDVFDIFLQILDEGRLTDSHGKVVDFRNTIIIMTSNIGSDIIQNGIENNKDMDDIYKEVFEVLKIKFRPEFLNRVDDIVLFKPLNEDSIKRIARIFIEDVASRLKEKYIELDITDNALKLISQEGFDAVFGARPLKRYIQKNIETMIAKEIIKGTIYEGQRVVIDSEGDRLVYKV, from the coding sequence ATGGACATAGAAAAAATGACGTTAAAGGTTCAAGAGGCATTAAATTTATCACAGCAGACAGCCGTAAGATTAAATCATCAGCAGGTAGATACTCTGCATCTTTTGTATGCTCTTTTAACTCAAGATGAAGGGCTTATTCCTCAACTTATTGAAAAAATAGGAATAAATCCTAACCTCCTTTCAAAGGAGGTTTTAAATCATCTTGAAAGGCAGCCTAAGGTTTTAGGTGAGGGCGCCGCATCAAGCAGTATATATGCAACAAGAAGGTTCGAGGAAGTATTAATAAAATCAGAGGATATTGCTAAAAGATTAAATGATGAGTACATTAGCGTTGAGCACATATTTTTAGCCTTTTTAGAAGGAGATTATGCGGGAAGCGATATTATTAAAAAGCACGGCATAAATAAGGATAATTTTATGAAAGCTCTAAAGGATGTTAGAGGAGGCCAGAGGGTTGTAACTAATGATCCTGAGGGAACTTATGATGCCCTTAAAAAATATGGAAGAAACCTAATCTTAGAAGCAAAGTCTAATAAGCTTGATCCCGTAATTGGTAGGGATGAAGAGATAAGAAGGGTTATAAGAATACTTTCAAGAAAGACTAAAAATAATCCCTGCCTTATAGGTGAGCCTGGGGTTGGTAAAACAGCAATAGTTGAGGGACTTGCACAAAGAATTGTAAAAGGTGATGTTCCAGAGGGCCTTAAGGATAAAATAATATTCTCCCTCGACCTTGGAGCCTTAATTGCCGGGGCAAAATATAGAGGAGAGTTTGAAGAAAGGCTTAAGGCAGTATTAAAGGAGATAGAAAGAAGCGAAGGAAGAATAATACTTTTTATAGATGAAATTCATACAATCGTCGGTGCAGGCAAGGCAGAGGGGGCAATGGATGCAGGAAATTTAATAAAACCTATGCTTGCAAGGGGAGAGCTTCACTGCATTGGAGCTACCACCTTTGATGAATACAGAGAATATATAGAAAAGGATAAGGCCCTTGAGAGAAGATTTCAGCCTGTTACCATAGATGAGCCAGATGTAGATGAAACAATTACGATACTTAGAGGTCTTAAGGAGAGATTTGAGATACACCATGGCATTAGAATACATGACAGCGCTATAGTTGCAGCTGCAAAACTATCTCACAGGTATATAACTGACAGATATCTTCCAGATAAAGCTATAGATTTAATAGATGAGGCAGGGGCTATGGTTAGAACAGAGATAGACAGCCTTCCAACAGAACTTGATGAGGTTCACAGAAGGATAATGCAGCTTGAAATAGAAAAGAAGGCCCTTTCAAAGGAAAATGATGAGATATCTTTAGAAAGGCTTAAAGTTATAGAAAATGAAATTGCAAATTTAAAGGATAAAGAAAGCCATTTAAATGCAAAATACCAGAATGAGAAAAGGGAAATAAAAAACATAAGGGAGATAAAGGAGAACATAGATAGATTAAAAGGAGAGATGGAAAAGGCTGAAAGGGAATACGATTTAAACAGGCTTGCAGAGATAAAATACGGAAAGCTTCCTCAGCTTCAGGAAAAACTTAAAGAGCTTGAGGAAAAGCAGAAAAATGAGGAACTTCTTTTAAAGGAAGAAGTAACCGAGGAGGAAATAGCACAAATACTTTCAAGATGGACTGGTATTCCTGTATCAAGGCTTGTGGAAGGTGAAAAGCAAAAGCTTTTAAGCCTTGAAGAAAACATTAAAAAAAGAGTTGTAGGACAGGATGAGGCTGTTGAGCTTGTTGTAAATGCTGTGCTAAGGGCAAGGGCAGGGATTAAAGATCCTAAAAGGCCTGTTGGAAGCTTTATATTTTTAGGACCAACAGGAGTTGGGAAGACGGAGCTTGCAAAAACACTTGCAAAAAACATGTTTGACAGCGAGGAGAACGTTATTAGAATCGATATGTCAGAATACATGGAGAAATTTTCTGTATCAAGGCTTATAGGAGCACCTCCAGGATATGTAGGATATGATCAGGGAGGGCAGCTTACAGAGGCTGTAAGAAGAAAGCCCTATAGCGTTGTGCTCTTCGATGAAATAGAAAAGGCCCATGAAGATGTTTTTGATATATTTCTTCAAATACTCGATGAAGGACGCCTTACTGACAGCCATGGTAAGGTTGTAGATTTTAGAAATACAATTATTATTATGACTTCAAATATAGGAAGCGACATAATTCAAAATGGAATAGAAAATAATAAAGATATGGATGATATATATAAGGAGGTATTTGAAGTTTTAAAGATTAAGTTCAGACCAGAGTTTTTAAACAGGGTTGATGATATAGTTCTCTTTAAGCCACTTAATGAAGATTCAATTAAAAGAATTGCAAGAATTTTTATTGAGGATGTAGCATCAAGGCTTAAAGAAAAATATATAGAACTTGACATAACAGATAATGCATTAAAGCTTATATCTCAGGAAGGTTTTGATGCAGTATTTGGTGCAAGACCTCTAAAAAGATATATACAAAAAAATATTGAAACTATGATTGCAAAGGAAATAATAAAAGGTACAATATATGAAGGTCAAAGGGTTGTTATAGATTCTGAAGGTGATAGGCTTGTTTATAAAGTTTAA
- a CDS encoding helix-turn-helix domain-containing protein produces the protein MYNNININKRNDDMEILSLGEKIKFKRKEKNMTLKELAGDRITPGQISLVESGKSNPSIELLEYIAQRLDTDIEYFLESEEKQATRICELYIDIALSAINAENYLKAKEIIEKGYHYAKEYNLNYYKGKFDMALAKIKYSNGEYEEAQKFCISANSYFLQEGNIDDIISSFILLGEITYKMEFIKGALNYFMQADAMLNEYDYINEYLKAKLYYNIALCNYKLKNLSQAINFAMLAESKLKIIEDKKEYGNTLMLLSIAYEEKNNLKEALNYAKKARKVFDEIENLKEIANMETNLGVIFAKGNNFEESFEHLNKALKIKIESNDSTIADTVFKICNNYMALNQYDKAAELINDLFEKLGDNQINYRIKYYEYMFDIYKKQGDFKKSEEILLGLIKYLEKLDNKLQLADYYIKLGRFYNELQEKDLSLLYINKGIEIYEDYGIILNK, from the coding sequence TTGTATAATAATATTAACATAAACAAAAGGAATGATGATATGGAAATTCTATCACTTGGTGAAAAGATAAAATTTAAACGTAAAGAAAAAAATATGACGCTAAAGGAGCTTGCGGGAGATAGAATAACTCCTGGTCAGATAAGTTTGGTTGAATCTGGTAAATCAAACCCGAGTATTGAACTATTAGAGTATATTGCACAAAGGCTTGACACTGACATTGAATACTTTCTGGAAAGTGAAGAAAAGCAGGCTACAAGAATATGTGAACTTTATATTGATATTGCTTTATCTGCAATAAATGCAGAAAACTATTTAAAAGCTAAGGAAATAATAGAGAAGGGATATCATTATGCAAAAGAATATAATTTAAATTATTATAAAGGTAAGTTTGATATGGCTTTAGCTAAGATAAAGTATTCAAATGGAGAATATGAAGAAGCACAAAAATTTTGTATTTCTGCTAACAGCTATTTTTTGCAAGAAGGTAATATCGATGATATTATAAGCAGCTTTATATTGCTTGGAGAAATAACTTATAAAATGGAATTTATAAAGGGTGCACTAAATTATTTTATGCAGGCTGATGCTATGCTAAATGAATATGATTATATAAATGAATATTTAAAGGCAAAGCTTTATTATAATATTGCTCTTTGTAACTACAAGCTTAAAAATTTATCACAGGCAATAAACTTTGCTATGCTTGCAGAAAGTAAATTAAAAATAATAGAAGATAAAAAAGAATATGGAAATACATTAATGCTTTTAAGTATTGCTTATGAGGAAAAAAATAATCTTAAAGAAGCCTTGAACTATGCAAAAAAGGCAAGAAAAGTTTTTGATGAGATTGAAAACTTAAAAGAAATTGCAAATATGGAGACCAATCTTGGAGTTATTTTTGCAAAGGGCAATAACTTTGAAGAGTCTTTTGAACATCTCAATAAAGCTTTAAAAATAAAAATAGAATCAAATGATAGTACTATTGCAGATACAGTATTTAAAATCTGTAATAATTATATGGCTCTTAATCAGTATGATAAAGCTGCTGAATTAATAAATGATCTTTTTGAAAAACTTGGCGATAACCAGATTAATTATAGGATTAAATATTATGAATACATGTTTGACATATATAAAAAACAAGGGGATTTTAAAAAGAGTGAAGAGATTTTGCTTGGACTAATTAAATATCTCGAAAAACTTGATAATAAATTACAGCTTGCAGATTATTATATAAAACTTGGAAGGTTTTATAATGAATTACAAGAAAAAGATCTGTCTTTATTATATATTAATAAAGGAATAGAGATATATGAAGATTATGGAATAATATTAAATAAATAA
- a CDS encoding YtxH domain-containing protein, translating into MRGRFVTGLTAGMILGAAAGLMMMPQMDMRTRRKVSRASNRIIHRAEALLNDLRDYTM; encoded by the coding sequence ATGAGAGGAAGGTTTGTTACTGGACTTACAGCTGGGATGATATTAGGTGCTGCTGCTGGGCTTATGATGATGCCTCAAATGGATATGAGAACAAGAAGAAAAGTAAGCAGAGCAAGCAACAGAATAATACACAGGGCGGAAGCTTTATTAAATGATTTAAGAGATTATACAATGTAA
- a CDS encoding flavodoxin family protein, translating to MKAVILFGSPRENGNTKVLTQSFLNGLIDAKCIVEFIDVTKLKIHPCIGCLKCEKDGECFINDDMRFVYSKVEESDIIVLSSPIYFATVTSQLKMVIDRFQSFYSKKYILKKENSNEKRGYLIFTAGGNNIKMIDCISLTAKFFMLSCNATLKDVIYVLGTDEKEVIKREEVLKSAYNKGLIAVRG from the coding sequence ATGAAGGCAGTTATTCTCTTTGGAAGCCCAAGAGAGAATGGAAATACTAAAGTTTTAACTCAAAGTTTTTTAAATGGGTTGATTGATGCTAAATGCATTGTTGAATTTATAGATGTTACAAAATTAAAAATACATCCTTGCATAGGTTGTTTAAAATGTGAAAAAGATGGAGAATGTTTTATAAATGATGACATGAGGTTTGTGTACTCAAAAGTTGAAGAGAGTGATATCATTGTTTTATCATCACCAATATATTTTGCAACTGTAACTTCTCAATTAAAAATGGTTATAGATAGATTTCAAAGTTTTTATAGTAAAAAATATATTCTAAAAAAAGAAAACAGCAATGAGAAAAGAGGATACTTAATTTTTACAGCAGGAGGCAATAACATAAAAATGATAGATTGCATAAGCCTTACTGCTAAGTTTTTTATGCTCTCATGCAATGCAACATTAAAAGATGTTATATATGTACTTGGAACAGATGAAAAAGAAGTTATTAAAAGAGAAGAAGTTTTAAAAAGTGCTTATAATAAGGGATTAATTGCAGTTAGAGGTTAG
- a CDS encoding NAD(P)H-dependent oxidoreductase, which yields MKAVILFGSPRENGNTKVLTQSFLNGLIDAKCIVEFIDVTNDEAEIDAAKEYANENYNDENGEDEWNEEYYLPYLMDIATDNIRDIVDEICEEFGLIGEFVAYEMDKNSSSRCEFVVVFAKEGIEFDIDDIMEELDL from the coding sequence ATGAAGGCAGTTATTCTCTTTGGAAGCCCAAGAGAGAATGGAAATACTAAAGTTTTAACTCAAAGTTTTTTAAATGGGTTGATTGATGCTAAATGCATTGTTGAATTTATAGATGTTACAAATGATGAGGCAGAAATAGATGCAGCAAAGGAATATGCAAATGAAAATTATAATGATGAAAATGGAGAAGATGAATGGAATGAAGAGTACTATCTTCCATATCTTATGGATATAGCAACAGATAATATAAGAGATATAGTGGATGAAATATGTGAAGAATTTGGACTTATTGGAGAGTTTGTAGCTTATGAAATGGATAAAAACAGTAGCAGCAGGTGTGAATTTGTAGTTGTATTTGCTAAAGAGGGTATAGAATTTGATATTGATGACATAATGGAGGAGCTTGATTTATGA